From the genome of Actinomycetota bacterium, one region includes:
- a CDS encoding YkgJ family cysteine cluster protein, whose product MECRKCGACCVALSISTLSKPAGVRCRYLTPDNLCGLWGGPERPEVCSSFQPDPLFCGGSYEEALELMRAIEEG is encoded by the coding sequence ATGGAATGCCGCAAGTGTGGGGCGTGCTGTGTAGCGCTTTCCATATCCACTCTGAGCAAGCCGGCGGGAGTCCGGTGCAGGTACCTCACGCCGGACAACCTGTGCGGGCTTTGGGGCGGGCCCGAACGTCCCGAGGTGTGTTCGTCCTTTCAGCCTGACCCGCTCTTCTGCGGCGGCAGCTACGAGGAGGCCCTTGAACTGATGCGGGCTATCGAGGAAGGGTGA
- a CDS encoding alpha/beta hydrolase, with translation MSFPIVADLAQSTRMGIGFARGCAAYNLWMLRQSPEHMKGYVEADDICVYYHCFRRGDPVLLLHGGFMCAETWVGQIPALARHHRVIATDSRGHGRTTLGTGPITFRRMASDTAALIAKLKLDAVHLVGWSDGGCTGLAMAIEHPGLVRSLTLLGTPFHTDNYSDEAKRKLERMLKPGSPALLGLSALRRLLTPEPEKGREFVEKMRRMWLELPDFTHEELGRITAPVLVIGCDRDEYLSLTPDPLQVFKDTASAIPGARLEVVAGGTHGVHMERPGEVNRLVLDFLQGME, from the coding sequence ATGAGCTTTCCTATCGTCGCTGACCTGGCACAATCCACACGCATGGGCATAGGCTTCGCGCGCGGCTGCGCGGCCTATAACCTGTGGATGCTGCGCCAGAGTCCGGAGCACATGAAGGGCTATGTGGAGGCGGACGATATCTGCGTCTACTATCACTGTTTCCGCCGCGGGGATCCGGTGCTCCTGCTGCATGGCGGCTTCATGTGCGCCGAGACCTGGGTGGGCCAGATACCCGCCCTGGCGCGCCATCACCGGGTCATCGCCACGGACTCCCGGGGACACGGGCGAACCACCCTGGGCACGGGACCCATCACCTTCCGGCGCATGGCCTCGGACACGGCGGCGCTCATCGCCAAGCTCAAACTCGATGCGGTGCACCTGGTCGGCTGGAGCGACGGCGGCTGCACCGGCCTGGCCATGGCCATCGAGCACCCGGGGCTGGTGCGCAGCCTGACCCTGCTGGGAACGCCCTTCCACACAGACAACTACAGCGACGAGGCGAAGCGCAAGCTGGAGAGGATGCTCAAACCTGGATCACCCGCACTGTTGGGCCTGTCTGCCCTGCGCCGCCTGCTCACGCCGGAACCGGAGAAGGGCCGGGAGTTCGTGGAGAAGATGCGCAGGATGTGGCTGGAGCTGCCCGATTTCACGCACGAGGAACTGGGCCGCATCACGGCGCCGGTGCTGGTGATCGGCTGCGACCGCGACGAGTACCTGTCCCTCACGCCGGACCCGCTTCAGGTATTCAAGGACACCGCGTCGGCCATCCCCGGCGCCAGGCTCGAGGTCGTCGCGGGAGGCACCCACGGCGTACACATGGAGCGGCCCGGGGAAGTGAACCGCCTCGTCCTCGACTTCCTGCAGGGGATGGAATGA